The following coding sequences lie in one Hippopotamus amphibius kiboko isolate mHipAmp2 chromosome 17, mHipAmp2.hap2, whole genome shotgun sequence genomic window:
- the FBF1 gene encoding fas-binding factor 1 isoform X13 has translation MAPKTKKGLRGSIDDVLGDLLGGETTPPEKPVKLASRARDATGAAQALPASRARTESLLEDDAFSTRAGLAGADAEVSDISDADPQALLQAMKDLDEMDADLLGLKKSNLASSRRSAKGSGKEEQPSPLKPAGVSTAHEKGDAIPTKKLPPSPTSFGHQYRNFSFEDLEDPLAGLLSDGEEGIAKKLPGTESKTASVKSPAPVRDQGPSMPVTPGDTPIRKKEELLFDDGDDIMATLGFGDSPKAERRHTGDQEGPLPARSKLDELLGRGTAAKFLARPGTGEHREFKLDKKYPRPQDREDTWGDEDVTFGAYQPTVGSSEGRPSRRQSVSRFLEGGTDPRGEPGSRQSTPAASSPTQPRKGGADWLGLKDDGLDLLPPSPTREASRGPPPTSQHSAPSRHSAQGGLPSSLGAKPPTKGTGSPAKGSQASQPGASEEKEEEDWLSHALSQKKSQGLAREARAAVSKGQHTVGAAGRPPSGSLSAASTQGLEPAAPGGTPGTATQRPPAQPATLGSPVTWNQAALALHAGDPKRATAPGDRSGTEPAVGFPSSQEPPGLSVPVQSLLPESLAWSLLPSSEYQQQLLAAQAQLQSGTAELQANLLQSQARLAELEAQVRKLELERTQHKLLLESLQQRHQADLELIESAHRSRVKVLETSYQQREERLRRENEELSAQYLSHCQEAEQARSELTAQHQRRLAAATQEKDQEMERLRELQRASILEMRKDHEEQLQRLKLLKDREIDAVTSATSHTRSLNGIIEQMEKFSSSLHELSSRVEASHLSTAQERELGIRQRDEQLRALQERLSRQQRDMEEERSQLQEVIGKMEARLSEQSRLLEQERWRVNAEQSKAASTQRALEEQKKVMVQQISMEREELERAKSALLEEQKSVMHKCGEERRRLAAEWAEFFAQQKLSKERAEREAERALQVDTQREGTLISLAKIF, from the exons gacctggatgaaatggatgcTGACCTCTTAGGTCTGAAGAAGTCTAATCTGGCCTCAAGCAGAAGGTCTGCAAAGGGTTCTGGGAAAGAAGAGCAGCCTAGTCCTCTTAAACCTGCTGGTGTGTCAACAGCCCATGAGAAAG GAGATGCCATTCCCACCAAAAAGCTACCTCCCTCTCCCACCAGCTTTGGGCATCAGTACAGGAATTTCTCCTTTGAAG ACTTGGAAGACCCATTGGCAGGACTTCTCTCTGATGGTGAGGAAGGAATCGCCAAGAAGCTGCCCGGGACAGAGAGTAAAACAGCTTCTGTGAAGAGCCCAGCCCCGGTCAGAGATCAAG GGCCCTCTATGCCTGTAACTCCTGGGGACACTCCAATCCGAAAGAAAGAAGAGTTGCTCTTTGATGATGGCGACGACATCATGGCCACCCTGGGGTTTGGAGACAGCCCCAAAGCAGAGAGGCGGCACACGGGAGACCA GGAAGGGCCCCTCCCTGCCCGCTCCAAGCTGGATGAGCTGCTGGGTCGGGGCACTGCCGCCAAATTCCTGGCCCGCCCGGGCACTGGGGAGCACAGGGAGTTCAAACTGGACAAGAAGTACCCGCGCCCACAGG ACAGAGAAGACACTTGGGGTGATGAGGACGTCACCTTTGGGGCCTATCAGCCTACTGTGGGCTCCTCTGAGGGCCGGCCGTCCCGCCGGCAGTCCGTCAG TAGGTTCTTAGAAGGCGGCACAGACCCCAGGGGAGAACCGGGCTCCAGACAGAGCACCCCAGcggcctccagccccacccagcccaggAAGGGAGGCGCCGACTGGCTCGGTCTCAAGGACGACGGCTTGgacctgctccctccctccccgaccAGGGAGGCTTCCAGGGGACCCCCTCCCACCAGCCAGCATTCTGCCCCCAGCCGCCACTCTGCCCAAGGCGGGCTGCCCTCCTCCTTGGGGGCAAAGCCACCAACCAAGGGTACCGGTTCCCCCGCCAAAGGCAGCCAGGCTTCCCAACCAGGAGCAtctgaggagaaggaggaggaagactgGCTGAGCCACGCCCTGTCTCAGAAGAAGTCCCAAGGTCTGGCCAGAGAGGCGCGCGCTGCAGTCTCAAAGGGCCAGCACACTGTGGGGGCAGCAGGCCGGCCCCCTTCCGGCAG CCTGTCGGCTGCCAGCACCCAAGGGCTCGAGCCAGCAGCCCCTGGGGGGACCCCAGGAACAGCAACACAGAGACCACCCGCCCAGCCTGCCACCTTGGG GTCCCCTGTGACTTGGAACCAGGCCGCCTTGGccctccatgcaggtgaccccaaGAGGGCAACGGCCCCAGGAGACCGCTCTGGCACTG AGCCGGCAGTCGGTTTCCCAAGCTCCCAGGAACCCCCAGGGCTCTCTGTGCCTGTCCAG tcCCTGCTTCCAGAGTCCCTGGCCTGGAGCCTGCTGCCCAGCTCCGAATACCAGCAGCAGCTCCTGGCGGCACAGGCTCAGCTCCAGAGCGGCACTGCCGAGCTCCAGGCCAACCTGCTGCAGAGTCAGGCCCGGCTGGCAGAGCTCGAGGCCCAG GTGCGGAAGCTGGAGCTGGAGCGGACACAGCACAAGCTGCTGCTGGAAAGTTTGCAGCAGCGGCACCAGGCAGACCTGGAGCTCATCGAGAGCGCCCACAG GAGTCGAGTCAAGGTGCTAGAAACATCATACCAGCAACGGGAAGAGCGGCTGCGGAGAGAGAACGAGGAGCTGTCCGCCCAGTATCTGTCGCACTGCCAGGAGGCCGAGCAGGCCCGCTCTGAGCTCACAGCCCAGCACCAGCGGCGCTTGGCAGCCGCCACGCAGGAAAAGGACCAGGAAATGGAGCGGCTCCGGGAGCTGCAGCG GGCCTCCATCCTGGAGATGCGCAAGGACCACGAGGAGCAGCTGCAGCGGCTGAAACTGCTGAAGGACCGGGAGATCGACGCCGTCACCAGCGCCACCTCCCACACGCG gtccctgAATGGCATCATCGAGCAGATGGAGAAGTTCTCCAGCAGCCTGCACGAGCTGTCCTCCCGGGTGGAGGCCTCGCACCTCAGCACTGCCCAGGAGCGGGAGCTGGGCATCCGGCAGCGGGACGAGCAGCTCCGAG ccctgcaggAGAGGCTGAGCCGGCAGCAGCGGGACATGGAGGAAGAACGGAGCCAGCTCCAGGAGGTCATCGGGAAGATGGAGGCGCGCCTGAGCGAGCAGAGCCGGCTGCTGGAGCAG GAACGCTGGCGGGTCAACGCCGAGCAGTCCAAGGCCGCGTCCACGCAGCGCGCTCTGGAGGAGCAGAAGAAGGTCATGGTCCAGCAGATCTCCATGGAGCGGGAGGAGCTGGAGAGGGCCAAG AGCGCCTTGCTGGAGGAGCAAAAGTCCGTCATGCACAAGTGCGGGGAGGAGCGGCGGCGCCTGGCGGCCGAGTGGGCCGAGTTCTTTGCACAGCAGAAGCTGAGTAAGGAGCGGGCCGAGCGCGAGGCGGAGCGGGCGCTGCAGGTGGACACCCAGCGGGAGGGCACCCTCATCAGCCTCGCCAAG ATATTCTAG
- the FBF1 gene encoding fas-binding factor 1 isoform X14 yields the protein MPVTPGDTPIRKKEELLFDDGDDIMATLGFGDSPKAERRHTGDQEGPLPARSKLDELLGRGTAAKFLARPGTGEHREFKLDKKYPRPQDREDTWGDEDVTFGAYQPTVGSSEGRPSRRQSVSRFLEGGTDPRGEPGSRQSTPAASSPTQPRKGGADWLGLKDDGLDLLPPSPTREASRGPPPTSQHSAPSRHSAQGGLPSSLGAKPPTKGTGSPAKGSQASQPGASEEKEEEDWLSHALSQKKSQGLAREARAAVSKGQHTVGAAGRPPSGSLSAASTQGLEPAAPGGTPGTATQRPPAQPATLGSPVTWNQAALALHAGDPKRATAPGDRSGTEPAVGFPSSQEPPGLSVPVQSLLPESLAWSLLPSSEYQQQLLAAQAQLQSGTAELQANLLQSQARLAELEAQVRKLELERTQHKLLLESLQQRHQADLELIESAHRSRVKVLETSYQQREERLRRENEELSAQYLSHCQEAEQARSELTAQHQRRLAAATQEKDQEMERLRELQRASILEMRKDHEEQLQRLKLLKDREIDAVTSATSHTRSLNGIIEQMEKFSSSLHELSSRVEASHLSTAQERELGIRQRDEQLRALQERLSRQQRDMEEERSQLQEVIGKMEARLSEQSRLLEQERWRVNAEQSKAASTQRALEEQKKVMVQQISMEREELERAKSALLEEQKSVMHKCGEERRRLAAEWAEFFAQQKLSKERAEREAERALQVDTQREGTLISLAKEQAELKIRASELRAREEQLAAEREALERERQELRLEKERLSAAAQRIRLRAEEVESMSQVASQKYEEGERALREARQVQSEQQARLQQVQRQQERLRQQELHVHQEHLSLAQQRLQLDHVRQDLPSGPAGLFSRAQGPAASGLSAIVAPTPPSPQCSQLPASLGSSHLHAKLVLLKHTAEQDHDFLENEQFFLETLKKASYNMTSHSA from the exons ATGCCTGTAACTCCTGGGGACACTCCAATCCGAAAGAAAGAAGAGTTGCTCTTTGATGATGGCGACGACATCATGGCCACCCTGGGGTTTGGAGACAGCCCCAAAGCAGAGAGGCGGCACACGGGAGACCA GGAAGGGCCCCTCCCTGCCCGCTCCAAGCTGGATGAGCTGCTGGGTCGGGGCACTGCCGCCAAATTCCTGGCCCGCCCGGGCACTGGGGAGCACAGGGAGTTCAAACTGGACAAGAAGTACCCGCGCCCACAGG ACAGAGAAGACACTTGGGGTGATGAGGACGTCACCTTTGGGGCCTATCAGCCTACTGTGGGCTCCTCTGAGGGCCGGCCGTCCCGCCGGCAGTCCGTCAG TAGGTTCTTAGAAGGCGGCACAGACCCCAGGGGAGAACCGGGCTCCAGACAGAGCACCCCAGcggcctccagccccacccagcccaggAAGGGAGGCGCCGACTGGCTCGGTCTCAAGGACGACGGCTTGgacctgctccctccctccccgaccAGGGAGGCTTCCAGGGGACCCCCTCCCACCAGCCAGCATTCTGCCCCCAGCCGCCACTCTGCCCAAGGCGGGCTGCCCTCCTCCTTGGGGGCAAAGCCACCAACCAAGGGTACCGGTTCCCCCGCCAAAGGCAGCCAGGCTTCCCAACCAGGAGCAtctgaggagaaggaggaggaagactgGCTGAGCCACGCCCTGTCTCAGAAGAAGTCCCAAGGTCTGGCCAGAGAGGCGCGCGCTGCAGTCTCAAAGGGCCAGCACACTGTGGGGGCAGCAGGCCGGCCCCCTTCCGGCAG CCTGTCGGCTGCCAGCACCCAAGGGCTCGAGCCAGCAGCCCCTGGGGGGACCCCAGGAACAGCAACACAGAGACCACCCGCCCAGCCTGCCACCTTGGG GTCCCCTGTGACTTGGAACCAGGCCGCCTTGGccctccatgcaggtgaccccaaGAGGGCAACGGCCCCAGGAGACCGCTCTGGCACTG AGCCGGCAGTCGGTTTCCCAAGCTCCCAGGAACCCCCAGGGCTCTCTGTGCCTGTCCAG tcCCTGCTTCCAGAGTCCCTGGCCTGGAGCCTGCTGCCCAGCTCCGAATACCAGCAGCAGCTCCTGGCGGCACAGGCTCAGCTCCAGAGCGGCACTGCCGAGCTCCAGGCCAACCTGCTGCAGAGTCAGGCCCGGCTGGCAGAGCTCGAGGCCCAG GTGCGGAAGCTGGAGCTGGAGCGGACACAGCACAAGCTGCTGCTGGAAAGTTTGCAGCAGCGGCACCAGGCAGACCTGGAGCTCATCGAGAGCGCCCACAG GAGTCGAGTCAAGGTGCTAGAAACATCATACCAGCAACGGGAAGAGCGGCTGCGGAGAGAGAACGAGGAGCTGTCCGCCCAGTATCTGTCGCACTGCCAGGAGGCCGAGCAGGCCCGCTCTGAGCTCACAGCCCAGCACCAGCGGCGCTTGGCAGCCGCCACGCAGGAAAAGGACCAGGAAATGGAGCGGCTCCGGGAGCTGCAGCG GGCCTCCATCCTGGAGATGCGCAAGGACCACGAGGAGCAGCTGCAGCGGCTGAAACTGCTGAAGGACCGGGAGATCGACGCCGTCACCAGCGCCACCTCCCACACGCG gtccctgAATGGCATCATCGAGCAGATGGAGAAGTTCTCCAGCAGCCTGCACGAGCTGTCCTCCCGGGTGGAGGCCTCGCACCTCAGCACTGCCCAGGAGCGGGAGCTGGGCATCCGGCAGCGGGACGAGCAGCTCCGAG ccctgcaggAGAGGCTGAGCCGGCAGCAGCGGGACATGGAGGAAGAACGGAGCCAGCTCCAGGAGGTCATCGGGAAGATGGAGGCGCGCCTGAGCGAGCAGAGCCGGCTGCTGGAGCAG GAACGCTGGCGGGTCAACGCCGAGCAGTCCAAGGCCGCGTCCACGCAGCGCGCTCTGGAGGAGCAGAAGAAGGTCATGGTCCAGCAGATCTCCATGGAGCGGGAGGAGCTGGAGAGGGCCAAG AGCGCCTTGCTGGAGGAGCAAAAGTCCGTCATGCACAAGTGCGGGGAGGAGCGGCGGCGCCTGGCGGCCGAGTGGGCCGAGTTCTTTGCACAGCAGAAGCTGAGTAAGGAGCGGGCCGAGCGCGAGGCGGAGCGGGCGCTGCAGGTGGACACCCAGCGGGAGGGCACCCTCATCAGCCTCGCCAAG GAGCAGGCAGAGCTGAAGATCAGGGCAAGTGAGCTGCGGGCCAGAGAGGAGCAGCTGGCGGCCGAGAGGGAGGCTCTAGAGCGGGAGCGGCAGGAGCTGCGGCTGGAGAAGGAGAGGCTCAGCGCCGCCGCCCAGCGCATCAGGCTGCGTGCGGAGGAGGTGGAGAGCATGAGCCAG GTGGCCTCGCAGAAGTATGAGGAGGGGGAGCGGGCGCTGCGCGAGGCCCGGCAGGTGCAGTCAGAGCAGCAGGCGCGGCTGCAGCAGGTGCAGCGGCAGCAGGAGCGGCTGCGGCAGCAGGAGCTGCACGTGCACCAG GAGCATCTGAGTCTGGCCCAGCAGCGGCTGCAGCTGGATCATGTCCGACAGGACCTGCCCTCCGGCCCCGCGGGGCTGTTCTCCAGGGCCCAGGGCCCGGCAGCCTCTGGCCTGAGTG CCATCGTGGCTCCCACCCCTCCCAGTCCTCAGTGCAGCCAGCTGCCAGCCAGCCTGGGCTCCTCGCACCTCCATGCCAAGCTGGTGCTGCTGAAACACACAGCTGAGCAG GACCACGACTTCCTGGAGAACGAACAGTTCTTCCTGGAGACCCTGAAGAAAGCCTCCTACAACATGACATCCCATTCAGCCTGA